A single window of Pontiella agarivorans DNA harbors:
- the typA gene encoding translational GTPase TypA encodes MAQEIRNIAIIAHVDHGKTTLVDEIIKQAELFRDNEDMEVCLLDSNDLERERGITILSKNISVNYKGVKVNVIDTPGHSDFGGQVERVLNLADGVLLLVDAAEGPMPQTRFVLDKALELDLKPVVIINKVDKPDARPDIIHDLVFDLFVELDANDDQLDFPMLYGSGRDGWADTELDGPRDSMLPLMDAILEHIPAPEKVDGPVQMQVTSIDYNDYVGRIGVGRVYRGTLDTKQPLMHIRRDGKQEQTRIKQLFTFEGLGRNEVEEVQCGDLCAIVGIPDIDIGDCITDFETPETLPPIHIDEPTLSMTFSVNDSPFYGQDGQFVTSRHLRERLLKETERDVALRVEEAGGDSFRVSGRGVLHLSILIETMRREGFEMSVAQPQVIFKEKHGKKEEPIEILHIDVPDEYAGKVIEVAGTRKGEMVDMEQHGLRKTIRFEIPTRGLIGLRSKMLTASAGEAIVTHRFLHYAPYKGDIQQRLNGVLVSQGKGPAVAFAIDGLQQRGTFFVNPGEDCYEGMVVAEHCLDNDLVVNLQKAKQLTNVRASGTDRAMKIAPAQVKSLEEALEYIDETELVEITPNHIRMRKKLLLEHERKKASRQKNA; translated from the coding sequence ATGGCTCAGGAAATTAGAAATATCGCAATTATTGCGCACGTTGACCACGGCAAAACTACGCTGGTGGATGAGATTATTAAACAGGCGGAACTGTTTCGCGATAACGAGGACATGGAGGTATGTCTGCTCGACAGCAACGATCTGGAGCGCGAGCGCGGAATTACGATTCTCTCCAAAAACATCAGCGTCAACTATAAGGGCGTAAAGGTTAACGTCATCGACACCCCCGGCCATAGCGATTTCGGCGGGCAGGTTGAACGCGTGTTGAACCTCGCCGACGGTGTACTGCTGCTGGTTGATGCCGCGGAAGGGCCGATGCCGCAGACCCGTTTTGTGCTGGATAAGGCGCTGGAGCTGGATCTGAAGCCGGTGGTGATCATTAATAAAGTCGACAAGCCGGATGCGCGCCCCGACATTATTCATGATTTGGTTTTCGATCTTTTCGTTGAACTCGATGCCAACGACGACCAGCTCGATTTTCCGATGCTTTACGGCAGCGGCCGTGACGGCTGGGCTGATACAGAGCTCGACGGTCCGCGCGATTCCATGCTGCCTTTGATGGATGCGATTCTGGAGCATATTCCGGCTCCGGAAAAGGTCGATGGTCCGGTTCAGATGCAGGTGACGTCGATTGACTACAACGATTATGTCGGCCGTATCGGCGTCGGCCGTGTCTATCGCGGTACGCTCGATACCAAGCAGCCGCTGATGCATATCCGCCGCGACGGCAAGCAGGAGCAGACCCGCATCAAACAGCTCTTCACCTTCGAGGGCCTCGGCCGGAACGAGGTGGAGGAAGTGCAGTGCGGCGATCTCTGCGCCATCGTCGGTATTCCGGATATTGATATCGGCGACTGCATCACCGATTTTGAAACTCCGGAAACGCTGCCGCCGATCCACATCGACGAGCCGACGCTGTCGATGACCTTCAGCGTGAATGATTCCCCGTTCTACGGTCAGGACGGCCAGTTTGTCACCAGCCGCCACCTGCGTGAACGGCTGCTGAAAGAAACGGAGCGTGACGTGGCCCTGCGGGTGGAAGAAGCCGGCGGTGATTCGTTCCGCGTCAGCGGCCGCGGTGTACTGCATCTTTCGATTCTGATCGAAACCATGCGCCGGGAAGGTTTTGAAATGTCCGTGGCTCAGCCGCAGGTGATTTTTAAAGAGAAGCACGGTAAAAAAGAAGAGCCGATCGAAATTCTGCACATCGACGTGCCGGATGAATATGCCGGCAAGGTGATCGAGGTGGCCGGAACCCGTAAGGGTGAAATGGTGGATATGGAGCAGCATGGTTTGCGCAAGACCATTCGTTTTGAAATCCCGACCCGCGGTCTGATCGGTCTGCGTTCAAAAATGCTGACGGCCTCGGCCGGTGAAGCCATTGTGACGCATCGCTTCCTGCATTACGCCCCCTATAAAGGCGATATCCAGCAGCGTCTGAACGGCGTTCTGGTTTCCCAGGGCAAAGGGCCCGCCGTGGCTTTTGCCATCGACGGCCTGCAGCAGCGCGGTACCTTCTTTGTGAATCCGGGCGAAGATTGTTATGAAGGCATGGTCGTGGCGGAGCACTGCCTCGACAACGACCTCGTCGTCAACCTGCAGAAAGCCAAGCAGCTCACCAACGTCCGGGCCTCCGGCACCGACCGGGCCATGAAAATTGCCCCGGCGCAGGTGAAAAGTCTGGAAGAGGCGCTGGAATATATCGACGAAACCGAGCTGGTGGAAATTACGCCGAACCACATCCGCATGCGTAAAAAGCTTCTGCTTGAGCATGAGCGTAAAAAAGCATCGCGCCAGAAAAACGCGTAG
- a CDS encoding RNA recognition motif domain-containing protein — MEKRLYVGNLSYDSTEEEVENLFKQAGAVEACHLMLDKFTSRSRGFAFVEMATVEEANAAVALYNNKDFQGRPLRVNIARPREERPPRRDQNVHRSDR; from the coding sequence ATGGAAAAGAGACTGTACGTTGGAAACCTGAGTTATGACTCCACCGAAGAAGAGGTCGAGAATCTCTTCAAACAGGCCGGTGCTGTTGAAGCCTGTCATCTGATGCTCGACAAATTCACCAGTCGTTCCCGCGGTTTTGCATTTGTTGAAATGGCCACGGTCGAAGAGGCGAACGCCGCCGTGGCCTTGTATAACAATAAAGATTTCCAGGGCCGCCCGTTGCGGGTGAATATTGCCCGCCCGCGCGAAGAGCGCCCTCCGCGCCGCGATCAGAATGTGCATCGTTCTGATCGGTAG
- a CDS encoding formylglycine-generating enzyme family protein yields the protein MKVAELLFSLLIGWSCVSDAASPTVSNIVTTQREGTKLVDIYYDSYDQHGDNVDISVVVKVDGTPIPAENFHGDIGMNLRPGTGKQIIWDAGSDWDKEISPLVTFEITADDGMGEAPPAGMVFIPGGTNGNWIQSFYMDETEITKAKWDEVREWALTNDYSSSYLPAASAKASNHPVHSIPRTYAICWCNARSEMEGRSPIYYSNGHVQGTSPSRPPLDSVNSSAGGFRLPTFNEFVYAGRGGLSGKLYPSGDTISLADANFKPSTGDDSNYGYTGTVYGYHPLYEVGSLPYTSPVKSFPANGYGLYDMAGNVREWSNQAYNTYSYYTMGGSWKDSTRYQQCERETYSDYRYGENYIGFRCMCR from the coding sequence ATGAAGGTTGCAGAGTTACTTTTTTCGTTACTGATTGGATGGAGTTGCGTATCGGATGCGGCAAGCCCGACGGTCTCAAATATTGTCACCACTCAGCGTGAAGGAACCAAGCTGGTGGACATCTACTACGATTCCTACGATCAACACGGCGATAATGTGGATATTTCAGTGGTGGTGAAGGTGGACGGAACGCCGATTCCGGCCGAAAACTTCCACGGCGATATCGGCATGAATCTGCGCCCCGGAACCGGAAAGCAGATTATCTGGGATGCGGGCAGTGACTGGGATAAGGAAATATCTCCGCTGGTCACGTTTGAAATTACCGCAGACGATGGCATGGGCGAAGCGCCTCCAGCCGGTATGGTATTTATTCCAGGCGGAACCAACGGGAACTGGATTCAGTCGTTCTATATGGATGAAACGGAAATTACCAAAGCGAAGTGGGATGAAGTTCGGGAATGGGCGCTTACCAATGATTACAGCTCAAGCTATCTGCCAGCAGCTTCAGCTAAGGCCTCCAATCATCCGGTACATTCCATACCGCGCACCTACGCCATATGTTGGTGTAATGCGCGGAGTGAAATGGAGGGAAGGAGCCCGATTTATTATTCAAACGGACACGTACAGGGAACCAGTCCCTCACGTCCGCCGTTGGATAGCGTAAACTCCAGTGCAGGTGGGTTCCGTCTCCCTACTTTTAATGAGTTTGTATACGCGGGGAGAGGAGGCCTTTCCGGAAAGCTCTACCCGTCCGGAGATACGATCTCGCTTGCCGATGCGAATTTCAAACCAAGCACGGGCGATGATTCGAATTATGGCTATACCGGCACGGTGTATGGCTATCATCCTCTTTACGAAGTAGGTTCCCTCCCCTATACCAGCCCGGTCAAATCATTCCCTGCCAATGGCTATGGACTCTACGATATGGCCGGGAATGTCAGGGAATGGTCGAATCAGGCCTATAACACCTATAGTTACTATACCATGGGGGGAAGCTGGAAGGACTCAACCCGTTACCAGCAATGCGAAAGAGAAACGTATTCAGATTATAGGTACGGGGAGAACTATATCGGGTTCCGTTGTATGTGCCGATAG
- a CDS encoding metallopeptidase TldD-related protein, whose product MKTYYPLSDELRAFFPMLGKLVQTLETGVEDKIYAFACLEDLDQFQSHVSQTEASGLTMDRGIVLRILAGHRNFEYATNNFDETALLSAAERLRAEALDYFQSLENPAVYTPPTWADEPIDQFAAPIREQILINGKLPEAGKPVHFGNAYDPSISESMDRAETAARSKAIKEAIMEKGGDKLASAGCMIRRKVKSRLFVDRTRMMSQSLFSSLYYIYAITPSGKNVRDIIGGMTGAEAAAAINDALITKLVETADKVEHAERIKPGRYRIITGPDVTGVIAHEAFGHTQEGDTCRLGRSCAPGLKKKGIKVGNEQASIINNAGVFAMGTIPYGVNGTHFFDDEGFIARPQVILDKGELSSPMNDLMSSIVGDINGPSPRQSNGKRESWKRPLMPRQTNTYFTAGDKTLDQLAELCGDGFIAEHAHGGMEDPKGMGLTAGTEYLEEVKNGKRTGKLFLGPQGGHIELSDPVPRLLDSIIAKSVISEEDPLNENGSEPINKWGGCGKYHKEGVEAGCGGPWILWEGITCG is encoded by the coding sequence ATGAAAACATATTATCCCCTTTCCGACGAACTCCGTGCATTTTTTCCAATGCTTGGAAAACTGGTCCAGACGCTGGAAACCGGCGTTGAAGATAAAATCTATGCCTTCGCCTGTCTGGAAGATCTCGATCAGTTCCAGAGCCACGTCAGCCAGACCGAAGCAAGCGGACTGACGATGGACCGCGGCATCGTGCTGCGTATTCTTGCCGGACACCGGAATTTTGAATATGCCACGAACAACTTCGATGAAACCGCTCTTCTTTCTGCGGCGGAACGTCTGCGCGCCGAAGCCCTCGATTATTTCCAATCCCTGGAAAATCCGGCGGTTTACACTCCGCCGACCTGGGCCGACGAACCGATCGATCAGTTTGCAGCTCCGATCCGCGAACAGATCCTGATCAATGGAAAACTTCCGGAGGCTGGAAAACCCGTACATTTCGGCAATGCCTATGATCCGTCGATTTCGGAATCGATGGACCGCGCCGAAACCGCCGCGCGCTCCAAAGCGATCAAAGAAGCCATCATGGAAAAGGGCGGCGATAAACTGGCATCGGCCGGCTGCATGATCCGCCGCAAAGTTAAAAGCCGCCTGTTTGTTGACCGTACCCGCATGATGTCGCAGTCGCTCTTTTCCAGCCTCTACTATATTTATGCGATTACGCCGTCGGGCAAAAATGTGCGCGACATTATCGGCGGTATGACCGGAGCCGAAGCCGCTGCGGCAATTAACGATGCGCTGATTACCAAACTGGTGGAAACGGCCGATAAAGTGGAACACGCCGAACGGATCAAACCCGGGCGTTACCGCATTATTACCGGCCCGGATGTAACCGGTGTGATTGCCCACGAAGCCTTCGGCCATACGCAGGAGGGCGATACCTGCCGCCTCGGCCGCAGCTGTGCTCCCGGCCTGAAAAAGAAAGGAATCAAAGTCGGCAATGAGCAGGCTTCGATCATCAACAACGCCGGCGTCTTTGCCATGGGGACCATCCCCTACGGCGTCAACGGCACCCACTTTTTCGATGATGAAGGGTTCATTGCCCGGCCCCAGGTTATTCTGGATAAAGGTGAACTTTCATCGCCGATGAATGACCTGATGTCCTCCATCGTCGGCGATATCAACGGGCCATCGCCGCGTCAGTCGAACGGCAAACGCGAAAGCTGGAAACGCCCGCTGATGCCGCGCCAGACCAACACCTACTTCACGGCCGGCGACAAAACGCTCGATCAGCTGGCCGAACTGTGCGGCGATGGCTTTATTGCCGAACACGCCCACGGTGGCATGGAAGATCCTAAAGGGATGGGCCTGACGGCCGGTACGGAATACCTCGAAGAGGTGAAAAACGGGAAACGGACCGGAAAGCTGTTCCTCGGTCCGCAGGGCGGGCATATTGAATTGTCCGATCCGGTCCCGCGCCTGCTGGATTCCATCATCGCCAAAAGCGTGATTTCGGAAGAGGACCCGCTGAATGAAAACGGCAGCGAGCCGATCAATAAATGGGGCGGCTGCGGGAAGTATCATAAAGAAGGCGTTGAAGCCGGATGTGGCGGCCCGTGGATTCTCTGGGAAGGCATCACCTGCGGTTGA
- a CDS encoding metallopeptidase TldD-related protein, translating into MNQTFINNVTAALNAAVEAGTLTGWSLNATESRSLQRLYSSPDAATLHSHQSRRVEGEDYKLSVYTPSETEGLVGTAMIDLVSYLPVAKQIDEAVKLAACSQNRTWDLAKPPAEEPQAVETCDPDIRDHPEKVASKIEEQFTAAFAETDGCALNSAELFVNYSISAQTNSEGLAYETELSELYLEAAMEKAGQENDKEVHEHTTSVTVNDLDVETFIRECALQVATLGDSAEPETQDGAIILIEKDALSQMLEALLGQLNVLNEYLKLPFLNLGDTFGGGNGDPLHLSLDPTIPCMVLSSAYAIDGLPARGGTLIENNTVKNRIIGNRFGQYLDLEPNGLSGNLVVKPGTLDASTLQGVECTQIIKFSSLLIDAQKLTWSSEIKLGKHIAADGTVTLVKGGVVSGNLKDNFTDCRLSSTIGTVNVPKSSYAPPLGYKGPDAMLITKGVSIAGK; encoded by the coding sequence ATGAACCAGACATTTATCAACAACGTAACCGCCGCGCTGAATGCCGCGGTCGAGGCCGGTACACTGACCGGCTGGAGCCTGAACGCCACGGAGTCGCGCAGCCTGCAGCGGCTCTATTCTTCGCCCGACGCCGCCACCCTGCACAGTCACCAGAGCCGGCGGGTTGAGGGCGAGGACTATAAACTTTCGGTCTACACGCCATCGGAAACAGAAGGTCTGGTCGGCACGGCCATGATCGATCTCGTCAGTTATCTGCCGGTTGCAAAACAGATCGACGAAGCCGTCAAACTGGCGGCCTGCAGTCAGAACAGAACATGGGATCTCGCCAAACCGCCGGCCGAAGAACCGCAGGCGGTGGAAACCTGCGATCCGGATATCCGGGACCATCCGGAAAAAGTGGCTTCAAAAATTGAAGAGCAGTTTACGGCGGCTTTTGCCGAAACTGACGGCTGCGCCCTTAATTCCGCCGAGCTGTTTGTCAACTATTCCATCAGCGCCCAGACCAACTCGGAAGGCCTCGCCTACGAAACCGAACTGAGCGAGCTCTACCTCGAAGCCGCCATGGAAAAGGCCGGGCAGGAAAACGACAAGGAAGTGCACGAGCACACCACCTCCGTTACTGTGAATGATCTCGACGTGGAAACGTTCATCCGGGAATGCGCCCTGCAGGTCGCCACATTGGGCGACAGTGCTGAACCGGAAACGCAGGACGGCGCAATCATTCTGATCGAAAAAGACGCCCTCTCCCAAATGCTCGAAGCGCTGCTCGGTCAGCTCAACGTGCTGAATGAATACCTTAAACTGCCGTTTCTTAACCTCGGCGACACGTTCGGCGGCGGCAACGGCGATCCGCTGCACCTCAGCCTCGATCCAACGATTCCCTGCATGGTGCTCTCTTCCGCCTATGCCATCGACGGCCTGCCGGCCCGGGGCGGAACGCTGATTGAAAACAATACGGTTAAGAACCGGATTATCGGCAACCGTTTCGGGCAGTATCTCGACCTCGAACCGAACGGTTTAAGCGGCAATCTGGTGGTCAAGCCGGGAACACTCGATGCGTCAACGCTGCAGGGCGTGGAGTGCACGCAGATCATTAAATTTTCCTCCCTGCTGATCGATGCGCAAAAGCTGACGTGGAGCTCGGAAATCAAACTCGGCAAACATATCGCGGCCGACGGAACCGTCACGCTCGTTAAAGGCGGCGTCGTTTCCGGCAACCTGAAGGACAACTTTACCGACTGCCGACTGTCGTCCACGATCGGCACCGTCAACGTCCCGAAAAGCAGCTATGCCCCGCCGCTCGGATACAAAGGTCCCGACGCGATGCTCATCACCAAAGGCGTTTCCATTGCCGGCAAATAA
- a CDS encoding MFS transporter, translating to MSPAEKRFQSGHVSSIAATHLLHDAYTSFFAPLLPLLSEKLGFTYALAGALSVVQRIPALFNPLFGIIADRVLIRSGIILCPVVAVVTMSLIGLAPSIIMLALLMLVSGITAAVYHVTAPVLMRRVSGDKIGRGMSFFMFGGELARTVGPLLVTAAVSWWGLEGIWRLIPVGLAASLLLFLNLRTIRKADLLHFSTPAKEPLLKSFRGMTPLFSTILPIMFFRGFSKSALALFLPSYMVDHGHPLKTAAAALALLELAGALGALGAGSLSDRIGRKKVLLGIMLISPALMYLFTLSGGIVLWLLLILMGLLFFASTPVFMAMIHDLNSDRPSLANGLFMTMNFAAGSAIAMIVGFAADHYGLAITYKITAVLGLFAIPSALRVKS from the coding sequence ATGAGCCCGGCCGAAAAACGTTTTCAAAGCGGACATGTCAGCTCCATTGCCGCCACTCATCTGCTGCACGATGCGTATACTTCGTTTTTTGCTCCGCTGCTTCCACTGCTGAGTGAAAAGCTGGGATTCACTTATGCCCTCGCCGGAGCACTCTCCGTGGTGCAACGGATCCCCGCCCTCTTCAATCCGCTCTTCGGTATCATCGCCGACCGGGTACTGATACGCTCCGGCATTATTCTCTGTCCGGTGGTTGCGGTCGTCACCATGAGCCTGATCGGCCTGGCACCGTCGATTATCATGCTGGCTCTGCTGATGCTGGTCAGCGGAATCACCGCCGCAGTTTACCACGTCACCGCCCCCGTGCTGATGCGGCGCGTTTCCGGCGATAAAATAGGGCGCGGCATGAGCTTCTTCATGTTCGGCGGCGAACTGGCCCGCACCGTCGGACCACTGCTCGTCACCGCCGCGGTTTCCTGGTGGGGACTCGAAGGCATCTGGCGCCTGATTCCGGTCGGCCTCGCGGCTTCGCTGCTGCTGTTTCTGAACCTGCGCACCATCCGCAAAGCAGACCTCCTCCATTTCAGCACCCCCGCCAAAGAACCCCTTTTAAAATCTTTCCGGGGCATGACCCCGCTGTTCAGCACAATTCTGCCGATCATGTTTTTCCGCGGCTTTTCCAAATCTGCGCTCGCCCTCTTTCTGCCCTCCTACATGGTCGACCACGGCCACCCCCTGAAAACCGCAGCCGCCGCACTGGCCCTTCTTGAGCTCGCCGGCGCCCTCGGCGCCCTCGGAGCCGGCAGTCTGTCCGACCGGATCGGCCGCAAAAAGGTGCTGCTCGGCATTATGCTGATCTCCCCGGCACTGATGTATCTATTCACCCTTTCCGGCGGAATCGTACTCTGGCTTCTGCTGATCCTGATGGGCCTGCTCTTTTTTGCCAGCACACCGGTCTTCATGGCCATGATCCACGATCTCAACTCCGACCGCCCATCGCTCGCCAACGGCCTTTTTATGACCATGAACTTTGCCGCCGGCTCCGCCATCGCCATGATCGTCGGCTTTGCGGCCGACCACTACGGTCTGGCGATTACATACAAAATAACCGCCGTCCTCGGCCTCTTCGCCATCCCGTCCGCCCTGCGCGTGAAAAGCTGA
- a CDS encoding 4Fe-4S binding protein encodes MHRKIHLIYFSPTATTRKTLEAITRGTNGTVQSETDLTCRSPEPLPVFGKDDLVLVGMPVYAGRLPQLAVQRFLPITGNDAAVVPVVVYGNRHYDDALIELYDCCRKQGFRPVAAGTFLGEHSFSTPQLPLSKGRPDAADLEKAEAFGRQIGTAELKTVPGHRPYKAGKTLTGSATSVDPERCTACGKCIEICPTQGMSINNSVAEADPDNCIWCMACLRFCPADARSLTLEPIRATAQKLNDHFSERREPEIFLGQ; translated from the coding sequence ATGCACAGAAAAATACACTTGATTTACTTCTCCCCTACAGCAACCACCCGCAAAACATTGGAAGCCATTACGCGCGGCACCAACGGCACGGTACAAAGCGAAACCGACCTCACCTGCCGATCCCCGGAACCGCTTCCCGTTTTCGGAAAAGACGACCTCGTTCTGGTCGGCATGCCGGTTTACGCCGGCCGATTGCCGCAACTGGCGGTGCAACGCTTTCTTCCAATCACCGGAAACGACGCAGCCGTTGTACCGGTGGTGGTTTATGGGAACCGTCACTACGACGATGCGCTGATTGAACTCTACGACTGCTGCCGCAAACAGGGATTCCGGCCGGTGGCGGCCGGCACGTTCCTGGGCGAACATTCATTTTCAACTCCGCAGCTTCCTCTCTCCAAAGGGCGGCCCGATGCCGCCGATCTTGAGAAAGCGGAAGCCTTCGGCCGACAGATCGGAACCGCAGAACTCAAAACGGTGCCCGGCCACCGGCCCTATAAAGCCGGAAAAACTCTGACCGGGTCCGCCACATCGGTCGATCCGGAACGCTGCACCGCCTGCGGCAAATGTATTGAAATCTGTCCGACACAGGGAATGTCGATCAATAATTCTGTGGCTGAAGCCGACCCTGATAACTGTATCTGGTGCATGGCCTGCCTGCGCTTCTGCCCGGCAGATGCCCGCAGTCTGACCCTTGAACCCATCAGGGCGACCGCGCAGAAACTGAACGACCATTTTTCTGAACGGCGCGAACCCGAAATCTTTCTCGGCCAATGA
- a CDS encoding NADP-dependent oxidoreductase, with translation MKAYVLHEAGGVENLVLSDIEKPEINANEVLVETKAISINPVDVKVRPHEEVLNMIMQTEERPVIIGWDIAGVVAETGTDVTGFKVGDKVFGMVNFPGHGKAYAEYVASPADHLAHMPENCSFEDAAATTLAALTALQVLQSRVKKDDRVLIHAGSGGVGHFAIQIAKNLGAQVITTSSAKNKDFCMAMGADEHIDYREVQFEEVLNNIDFVLDGMGGETLSKSIKVLKDGGGAVSLPVPDFPEDVIKEAEARHLNVEFILVTSNGTDMNTLKEMLEAGTLKPHVSKTFPFDQLQDAHRQLESGRTVGKAVVTV, from the coding sequence ATGAAAGCATACGTACTACATGAAGCCGGCGGCGTGGAAAACCTCGTCCTGTCCGACATTGAAAAACCCGAAATCAACGCCAATGAAGTTCTGGTGGAAACCAAAGCCATCAGCATCAACCCGGTCGACGTGAAAGTACGACCGCATGAAGAAGTCCTCAACATGATCATGCAGACCGAAGAACGTCCGGTCATCATCGGCTGGGATATTGCCGGCGTCGTCGCCGAAACCGGCACAGATGTCACCGGTTTCAAGGTCGGCGACAAGGTCTTCGGCATGGTGAATTTTCCAGGGCATGGAAAAGCCTATGCAGAATACGTCGCCTCTCCGGCCGACCATCTCGCCCACATGCCGGAAAACTGCTCATTCGAAGACGCCGCCGCAACGACACTGGCGGCCCTGACCGCGCTGCAGGTGCTGCAGTCGCGCGTTAAAAAAGACGACCGCGTACTGATTCATGCCGGTTCCGGCGGCGTCGGCCATTTCGCCATTCAGATAGCCAAAAACCTAGGTGCGCAGGTTATCACTACATCATCCGCAAAGAACAAAGATTTCTGCATGGCCATGGGTGCCGATGAACATATCGACTACCGCGAAGTGCAGTTTGAAGAGGTCCTGAACAACATCGACTTTGTGCTCGACGGCATGGGCGGCGAAACACTGTCGAAATCGATCAAAGTGCTTAAAGACGGGGGCGGCGCGGTTTCTCTTCCCGTCCCGGATTTTCCGGAAGACGTTATCAAAGAAGCCGAAGCCCGGCACCTTAACGTGGAATTCATTCTCGTTACCTCCAACGGTACAGATATGAATACGCTGAAAGAGATGCTGGAAGCCGGAACGCTCAAACCGCACGTTTCAAAAACCTTCCCGTTCGACCAACTGCAGGACGCCCATCGACAGCTTGAATCCGGCCGCACCGTCGGCAAAGCCGTCGTCACGGTCTAA
- a CDS encoding ferredoxin reductase family protein: MKKIKLIFILPFILISIIWFLTNTLVYIPFDSNLFSKSVDQYTGIIAFTAMTFAMVLATRPMWLEKWAGGLDKIYRLHKWLGIVAFSFSVIHWLASQLPKWSSYLENIIILDGISGATQVEAEPTAFERFFEAIEFPALQTGQYAFYLTVLFLIIALLKKIPYRFFAKTHIGMAIIYLALTFHAFALMYIKYWTQPIGITMALLMVAGTASACIVLFRQAGKKRKAAGSIQAINTYPDMNMFELVIKSDKWAGHHEGQFAFLKFEKKEPHHPFTISSAWDKNTKLISFTIKALGDYTNALADRLSVGDSVVLEGAYGNFTFNHNQESQIWIAGGVGLTPFLARLERLGQQMDTPEIDFFYTTEKLDSSLKNKLKQLSAAANVKLHLFETCKSPRISGEHIRNTVSNWKSKSVWFCGPSKMGASLKKDLKGCGFNSAFHQELFEMR, from the coding sequence ATGAAAAAAATTAAACTCATATTTATCCTTCCGTTTATCCTCATTTCGATCATTTGGTTTTTGACCAATACGCTGGTGTATATTCCTTTTGATTCCAATTTGTTCAGCAAAAGCGTTGATCAGTACACTGGAATTATTGCTTTTACCGCTATGACGTTTGCCATGGTACTGGCCACTCGCCCGATGTGGCTTGAGAAATGGGCGGGCGGACTGGACAAAATTTATCGCCTGCATAAATGGCTCGGCATTGTTGCTTTTTCTTTTTCCGTTATACACTGGTTAGCGAGTCAACTGCCGAAATGGTCGTCATATTTAGAAAATATAATCATTCTGGATGGCATCTCGGGAGCCACTCAGGTTGAAGCTGAGCCCACCGCCTTCGAAAGATTCTTTGAAGCGATTGAATTTCCGGCCCTTCAAACAGGTCAGTATGCTTTTTATTTAACAGTTCTGTTTCTCATTATCGCCTTGCTGAAGAAGATACCGTATCGCTTCTTTGCAAAAACCCACATTGGAATGGCCATCATTTATCTGGCGCTGACTTTTCATGCTTTTGCATTGATGTATATCAAATATTGGACGCAGCCCATTGGCATAACGATGGCCCTTTTAATGGTCGCAGGCACCGCGTCAGCATGCATTGTTCTATTTAGGCAAGCGGGCAAAAAGCGAAAGGCCGCGGGTTCCATTCAGGCGATCAATACCTATCCGGACATGAACATGTTTGAATTAGTAATTAAAAGCGATAAGTGGGCAGGTCATCATGAAGGTCAATTTGCCTTTCTGAAGTTTGAAAAGAAAGAGCCGCACCACCCTTTCACAATAAGCTCGGCATGGGATAAAAACACCAAACTGATCAGTTTCACCATTAAGGCGCTTGGCGATTATACCAATGCGTTGGCTGATCGATTGAGCGTCGGCGACTCGGTCGTACTCGAAGGCGCGTATGGCAACTTCACATTTAATCACAACCAGGAAAGTCAAATTTGGATAGCCGGTGGAGTTGGTCTAACGCCTTTCCTCGCACGATTGGAGCGCCTGGGCCAACAGATGGATACGCCGGAAATTGATTTTTTCTACACGACAGAAAAATTAGATTCCAGTTTAAAGAATAAGTTGAAGCAGCTTTCAGCCGCAGCCAACGTCAAGTTGCACCTGTTTGAAACCTGTAAATCTCCCCGTATTTCAGGAGAACATATTCGAAATACGGTCTCGAACTGGAAATCTAAAAGCGTTTGGTTCTGCGGCCCATCAAAAATGGGAGCATCCTTAAAAAAAGACCTTAAAGGATGTGGATTTAATTCAGCATTCCATCAGGAACTATTTGAAATGCGATGA